The following proteins are co-located in the Chryseobacterium daecheongense genome:
- a CDS encoding DMT family transporter → MITNKISKDQALSGWINGFIGVLLFSGSLPATKLAVMDMNPIFVTIARATIAGVLALSVILIYKEKRPVKEQIFPLALVSLGCVIGFPLLSSLALQYITSAHSIVFLGMLPLATAIFGVLRGGERPHPVFWFFSIAGSLLVIGYAVSQGISASPVGDILMLAAVVLCGLGYAEGAKLSKTLGGWQVISWALILALPLMIPLFFIYFPNHIETVSGQGWFGLAYISLFSMFIGFIFWYKGLAQGGISSVGQLQLLQPFFGLALAAYLLHEPVSIGMLGVTIGVILCVVGTKKFAK, encoded by the coding sequence ATGATAACGAATAAAATTTCAAAAGATCAGGCTCTTAGCGGATGGATCAACGGATTTATCGGAGTATTGCTATTCAGCGGTTCGCTGCCGGCCACAAAATTAGCTGTAATGGATATGAACCCAATTTTCGTAACGATCGCGCGGGCAACCATTGCCGGTGTATTGGCTTTATCTGTCATTCTGATATATAAAGAAAAACGTCCGGTAAAGGAACAGATATTCCCATTAGCTCTGGTCTCATTGGGATGTGTTATTGGTTTCCCTTTGTTGTCTTCTCTGGCCCTTCAATATATTACATCTGCACATTCTATCGTGTTTTTAGGAATGCTTCCTCTTGCAACGGCTATATTCGGGGTACTGAGAGGTGGTGAACGACCGCATCCTGTATTTTGGTTTTTTTCTATTGCCGGCAGCCTTTTGGTCATAGGATATGCTGTTTCGCAGGGGATATCGGCTTCTCCTGTTGGCGATATTCTGATGCTTGCCGCTGTTGTTTTATGTGGGCTTGGTTATGCGGAAGGTGCTAAGTTGTCAAAAACACTGGGAGGGTGGCAGGTGATATCCTGGGCGCTGATACTGGCCTTACCCCTTATGATCCCTTTATTTTTCATCTATTTTCCCAACCATATTGAAACCGTGAGCGGACAGGGATGGTTTGGCCTAGCTTATATTTCATTATTCAGTATGTTTATCGGGTTTATTTTTTGGTATAAAGGACTTGCGCAGGGAGGAATTTCGAGTGTAGGGCAATTACAGCTTTTACAACCATTTTTTGGACTTGCATTGGCCGCCTATCTGCTTCATGAACCTGTAAGTATAGGAATGCTGGGAGTGACAATTGGTGTGATTTTATGTGTTGTTGGGACCAAAAAATTTGCAAAATAA
- a CDS encoding pseudouridine synthase — protein MSRDNNKSGKPQRPRISTRKNSDDSRASKSGNSSRSGSFKKSFPKAGERNFDHKSSSSKFKRSEESFEGRAEEGKSKPERTPYITNQSEGREKKTYGKPGPKRGGKSFDARDKYERGSLKYGRRPSSGNDRDEDKARSFVQKRRLSKIEKDVHKDTIRLNKYIANSGICSRREADELITQGLVEVNGKVVTEMGYQVQKSDKVVFDGQNITPEKPVYVLLNKPKGYISTTKDDKARKTVMDLVANASPYRVFPVGRLDRSTTGVILLTNDGHMTKKLTHPSFDAKKIYHVTLDKKLTHEDMKLIAEGIRLDEGVATVDQISFIEGKPKNEVGIEIHIGWNRVIRRIFQRLGYEVEALDRVMFAGLTKKNIKRGHWRILTELEVNNLKML, from the coding sequence ATGAGCAGAGATAATAATAAATCAGGGAAACCACAAAGACCAAGAATTTCAACCAGAAAAAATTCTGATGATTCTCGTGCTTCTAAATCTGGAAATTCTTCAAGATCAGGTTCTTTCAAGAAATCTTTTCCTAAAGCAGGAGAGAGAAATTTTGACCACAAAAGCAGCAGTTCGAAGTTTAAGAGGAGTGAGGAAAGTTTTGAAGGACGTGCTGAAGAAGGTAAATCAAAACCTGAGAGAACACCTTATATTACCAATCAAAGTGAAGGACGAGAAAAAAAGACCTATGGAAAACCAGGTCCTAAAAGAGGAGGGAAAAGCTTTGATGCAAGAGATAAATATGAGAGAGGTAGCTTAAAATATGGTAGAAGACCTTCATCGGGCAATGACAGAGATGAAGATAAGGCAAGATCTTTTGTACAGAAAAGAAGATTGAGCAAGATCGAAAAAGATGTCCATAAAGATACGATCCGTCTTAACAAATATATAGCCAATTCAGGAATATGCAGCAGAAGGGAAGCAGATGAACTGATCACACAGGGTCTTGTAGAAGTAAACGGAAAAGTGGTTACTGAAATGGGCTATCAGGTTCAGAAAAGTGATAAAGTAGTTTTTGACGGACAAAATATTACTCCTGAAAAACCTGTTTATGTCCTTCTGAATAAACCGAAAGGATATATTTCCACTACAAAAGATGATAAAGCCAGAAAAACGGTAATGGATCTTGTTGCAAATGCGTCTCCTTATCGTGTGTTCCCGGTTGGAAGACTGGACCGTTCCACGACAGGCGTTATTCTTTTAACAAATGACGGACATATGACCAAAAAACTGACACACCCGTCTTTTGATGCTAAAAAGATCTATCATGTAACACTGGACAAAAAACTGACACATGAAGATATGAAACTGATTGCTGAAGGTATCCGTCTGGATGAAGGCGTTGCTACGGTAGATCAGATTTCGTTTATTGAAGGAAAGCCTAAAAATGAGGTAGGAATTGAGATCCATATCGGATGGAATCGTGTTATAAGAAGGATATTCCAGAGATTAGGGTATGAAGTGGAAGCTTTAGACAGGGTGATGTTTGCCGGTTTAACAAAGAAAAATATCAAAAGAGGTCATTGGAGAATTCTTACGGAATTAGAAGTTAACAATTTAAAAATGCTTTAG
- a CDS encoding DEAD/DEAH box helicase — MSFESLGLSHNIIQSVKKLGYLKPFPIQEQAIPVILQGKDLMGIAQTGSGKTACFVMPILEKLQNAEVKKDRNIQVLILVPTRELAIQIDEVFRAFTGNLKRDIRTMAVYGGVSINPQMKGMFGVEVLIATPGRLLDLIEHKALSISEIKHLVIDEADKMFQLGFGDEMNKLFALMPAMKQTTMFSATVDDKVSEIKERLSHNPVIIEIKKEAVEIDNIEQLAYHVSPEHKGPFLRYLIKEKKVEKALVFVSSTKSADNLVEKLKKNKIKAVAIHSQKSQGARRNNLEEFKVNGAQILVATDLLGRGIHIESLPCVINYELPRSPLDYIHRIGRTGRANEKGTAISILTDDELQHFRVIQKKMGKKVTLQRTEGIDLHGY; from the coding sequence ATGTCATTTGAGTCTTTGGGATTATCGCACAATATTATTCAATCTGTCAAAAAGCTAGGCTATTTAAAGCCATTTCCAATTCAGGAGCAAGCTATTCCTGTTATTTTACAGGGAAAGGATTTGATGGGAATTGCACAAACCGGTTCCGGAAAGACCGCTTGTTTTGTGATGCCTATTTTAGAAAAATTACAGAATGCAGAAGTTAAGAAAGACCGTAATATTCAGGTTTTGATATTGGTTCCTACGCGTGAGCTTGCAATCCAGATTGATGAAGTTTTCAGAGCCTTTACCGGAAACCTGAAACGTGATATCCGTACGATGGCAGTATATGGTGGAGTTTCTATCAACCCTCAGATGAAAGGAATGTTCGGAGTAGAAGTCCTTATTGCGACCCCAGGACGTTTATTGGACCTGATAGAACATAAAGCTTTGAGCATTTCAGAAATAAAGCACCTGGTGATTGATGAGGCAGATAAAATGTTCCAGCTTGGATTTGGTGACGAAATGAATAAGCTTTTTGCTTTAATGCCGGCGATGAAACAAACGACTATGTTTTCAGCAACTGTAGATGATAAAGTTTCTGAAATAAAAGAACGTTTATCCCATAATCCCGTTATTATTGAAATAAAAAAGGAAGCAGTTGAAATTGATAATATTGAGCAACTGGCTTATCATGTTTCTCCTGAACATAAAGGGCCTTTCCTGCGTTATTTAATCAAAGAGAAAAAGGTTGAAAAAGCTTTGGTATTTGTATCTTCAACAAAGTCAGCAGATAATCTGGTTGAAAAGCTTAAAAAGAATAAAATTAAGGCAGTAGCCATTCACAGTCAGAAGTCACAGGGTGCCCGACGAAATAATCTGGAAGAGTTCAAGGTAAACGGTGCTCAGATTTTGGTTGCTACGGACTTACTGGGACGAGGCATTCATATTGAGTCTTTGCCTTGTGTGATCAATTATGAGCTACCACGTTCACCCTTGGATTATATTCACCGTATCGGAAGGACGGGACGAGCCAATGAAAAAGGTACCGCCATTTCAATCCTCACGGATGATGAGTTGCAACATTTCAGGGTTATTCAAAAGAAAATGGGTAAAAAAGTGACATTGCAAAGGACGGAAGGAATCGATCTTCACGGTTATTAG
- a CDS encoding DUF1569 domain-containing protein — translation MVKKSLHNRIYFDEILNRVSMLTENSPRKWGKMNVAQMLKHCDLILGIALGKTWLSTINPFFETIGVLTKIEMQFFNNGIPRNMPTFRKLIVNFECDFTEAKRGLLETMNEYWECYTQDNLPEKHVLFGKMGEKDWGFLEYKHLDHHLKQFNV, via the coding sequence TTGGTAAAAAAGAGTCTGCATAACCGAATCTATTTTGATGAGATCCTCAACAGGGTTTCCATGCTTACTGAAAATTCTCCAAGAAAATGGGGTAAGATGAATGTTGCTCAAATGTTAAAACATTGTGACCTTATTCTTGGCATTGCATTGGGAAAAACCTGGCTTTCCACTATCAATCCCTTTTTTGAGACAATAGGAGTGCTCACTAAAATAGAAATGCAGTTCTTTAATAACGGAATTCCCCGAAATATGCCTACTTTTAGAAAACTTATCGTTAATTTTGAATGTGATTTTACTGAGGCCAAAAGAGGACTCTTAGAAACAATGAATGAGTATTGGGAATGTTATACCCAAGATAACCTGCCGGAAAAGCATGTCCTTTTTGGAAAAATGGGAGAGAAAGACTGGGGTTTTCTGGAGTATAAACATCTCGACCATCACCTAAAACAATTTAATGTATGA
- the pncA gene encoding bifunctional nicotinamidase/pyrazinamidase has product MKKALIIVDVQNDFCEGGALAVPGANEIIPYINLLMEENEYDQIVLTQDWHPADHKSFASNNGKKVGESIILGGVPQFMWPDHCIQGTFGADFHKDLNRDKVTHIIQKGKNTEIDAYSGFQDNNHFMKTGLDDFLKYHDIQLLEIVGLAMDYCVKFTCTDAVANGYVTCLHFNGTRAVNVKPDNGRDAIYEMIQKGVTVLG; this is encoded by the coding sequence ATGAAAAAAGCACTAATAATAGTAGATGTTCAGAATGATTTTTGTGAAGGTGGAGCTTTAGCGGTTCCGGGAGCTAATGAAATTATTCCTTATATCAATCTTTTAATGGAGGAAAACGAATATGACCAAATTGTTTTAACCCAGGATTGGCATCCCGCAGACCATAAAAGTTTTGCCAGCAACAATGGAAAAAAAGTAGGAGAAAGTATTATTTTAGGTGGTGTTCCGCAATTTATGTGGCCGGATCATTGCATCCAGGGAACTTTCGGAGCAGATTTTCATAAAGATCTTAACAGGGATAAAGTAACCCACATTATTCAAAAAGGAAAGAATACCGAAATTGATGCTTATAGCGGTTTTCAGGACAATAATCATTTTATGAAGACCGGATTGGATGATTTCTTAAAATACCATGACATTCAGTTATTGGAAATCGTCGGTCTGGCAATGGATTATTGTGTAAAGTTCACCTGTACAGATGCTGTAGCAAACGGATATGTTACCTGCCTTCATTTTAACGGAACACGCGCGGTTAATGTAAAACCGGATAACGGTAGAGACGCCATTTACGAAATGATCCAGAAGGGAGTTACTGTTTTAGGATAG
- the ytxJ gene encoding bacillithiol system redox-active protein YtxJ, producing MSFFDKIFGGKEEKPEQKSFWKKIESEEDLAEAIERSYHNKVAIFKHSTSCFISKTVLRNFESEINDAGTNADLYFLDLLAYRPISNKIAEDLDVTHQSPQLIVVENGKAVNNASHQNISITQIAQ from the coding sequence ATGAGTTTTTTTGATAAAATATTTGGCGGAAAAGAAGAGAAACCGGAACAGAAATCTTTCTGGAAAAAAATAGAATCCGAGGAAGATCTCGCAGAAGCTATAGAAAGATCATACCATAACAAGGTTGCCATATTCAAACATTCTACCAGTTGTTTTATCAGTAAGACGGTGCTCAGGAATTTTGAATCGGAAATTAATGATGCCGGTACCAATGCAGATTTATATTTTCTTGATTTGCTGGCATACAGACCTATTTCCAATAAGATAGCAGAAGATCTTGATGTAACCCATCAAAGTCCTCAACTGATTGTAGTAGAAAACGGAAAAGCCGTAAATAATGCTTCGCATCAGAATATATCAATAACCCAAATCGCACAATGA
- a CDS encoding ferritin-like domain-containing protein: protein MATKTSETNTATTTPEKKITVGNASVNEKEMKDSSLHQFFVSALKDIYFAENAIIDALEKMQEAATTEELKDAFEDHQLQTKKHVSRLEKVFKLIDEKPEKKECEAIKGIIKEGEEIIKSTKDGSMTRDAALIIAAQKVEHYEIATYGGLAQLAITMGHDKAADLLEKTLEEEEDTDYTLTEIAETYINFDAEQED from the coding sequence ATGGCAACGAAAACATCAGAAACCAATACAGCTACAACAACTCCTGAAAAGAAAATAACAGTAGGAAACGCTTCTGTTAATGAAAAGGAGATGAAAGATTCTTCCCTCCATCAATTTTTCGTAAGTGCATTAAAAGATATTTATTTTGCTGAAAATGCAATTATTGATGCTCTCGAAAAAATGCAGGAAGCCGCTACGACAGAGGAACTGAAAGATGCTTTTGAAGATCATCAGTTACAGACTAAAAAACATGTAAGCCGCCTTGAAAAGGTTTTTAAATTAATCGATGAGAAGCCTGAAAAGAAAGAATGCGAAGCTATAAAAGGGATCATTAAAGAAGGAGAAGAGATTATAAAATCCACCAAAGACGGATCGATGACCCGGGATGCCGCTTTAATTATTGCAGCGCAGAAAGTAGAACATTATGAAATAGCAACCTATGGTGGCCTTGCTCAGCTCGCTATAACAATGGGACATGATAAGGCAGCGGATCTTCTGGAAAAGACCCTCGAAGAAGAAGAGGATACAGATTATACCTTAACTGAGATCGCTGAGACCTACATCAATTTTGATGCTGAGCAGGAAGATTAA
- a CDS encoding Crp/Fnr family transcriptional regulator: MKTISCMNIDQELLYSFGAEDRTYKRGELIFREGDHALYYFQIADGKVKLNNYNEEGKEFIQNILGKNQSFGDPLLFLDKLYPTNATALTSTQIIRISKESFLKLLEKNPDLSLMMNTCLSQRLYYKILMTQYMAYQNPVFRLKGLMEYLKSYSENDCQFEFPIELTRQQIANLTGLRVETVIRTLKKMEKENSIKIENRRILY; this comes from the coding sequence ATGAAAACAATAAGCTGCATGAACATTGACCAGGAACTTTTATATTCTTTTGGTGCAGAAGATAGAACATATAAAAGAGGGGAATTGATTTTCAGAGAAGGTGACCATGCGCTTTATTATTTTCAGATTGCTGACGGAAAAGTAAAGCTTAATAATTATAATGAAGAGGGAAAAGAGTTTATCCAGAATATATTAGGAAAAAACCAGAGTTTTGGAGATCCATTACTCTTTCTGGATAAATTATATCCAACAAACGCAACGGCGTTAACATCTACACAAATTATAAGAATATCAAAAGAAAGCTTCCTGAAATTACTGGAAAAAAATCCAGATCTTTCTTTAATGATGAACACCTGCCTTTCTCAAAGGCTATATTATAAAATACTGATGACCCAGTATATGGCATATCAGAATCCTGTATTTAGATTGAAAGGGCTCATGGAGTACCTGAAGAGCTATTCGGAGAATGACTGCCAGTTTGAATTTCCTATAGAGCTGACAAGACAGCAGATTGCCAACCTTACCGGGTTGCGTGTAGAGACTGTTATCAGAACGTTAAAGAAAATGGAAAAAGAAAATTCTATTAAAATCGAAAATAGACGAATTTTATATTAG
- a CDS encoding Crp/Fnr family transcriptional regulator, giving the protein MKNINNYLAQVLNVPTEQVNGCSLHYEVKKVQKNQFLLQYGEICRYVFFVEKGLLKMYSIDKNGKEHIIQFAPESWLISDRTSIYFNEQSVYYIEAVEDSEVLFLHPDFFNKLVSQFPDSAERRDILLQKHVRSLQDRISSLLGETAEERYLKFIKMYPDLLLRVPQWMIASYLGITPESLSRVRKELARKNFVVD; this is encoded by the coding sequence ATGAAGAATATTAATAACTACCTAGCTCAGGTTTTAAATGTTCCCACAGAACAGGTTAATGGCTGTAGCTTGCACTATGAAGTAAAAAAAGTTCAAAAGAACCAGTTCCTTCTGCAATACGGCGAAATTTGCCGCTATGTATTTTTTGTAGAAAAAGGGCTTTTAAAGATGTATTCGATCGATAAGAACGGAAAAGAACACATCATACAATTTGCCCCTGAAAGCTGGCTGATTTCTGACCGTACCAGTATTTACTTTAACGAACAATCGGTGTATTATATAGAGGCTGTGGAGGATTCCGAAGTTTTATTTCTTCATCCGGACTTTTTTAACAAACTGGTCTCCCAGTTTCCGGACAGTGCAGAAAGACGGGATATTCTTTTACAAAAGCACGTCAGAAGTCTTCAGGACAGGATCAGCTCATTATTAGGCGAGACAGCGGAAGAAAGATATCTTAAATTCATTAAAATGTACCCGGATTTATTATTACGGGTACCACAATGGATGATCGCATCTTATTTAGGAATTACCCCTGAAAGCCTGAGCCGTGTAAGAAAGGAATTAGCGAGGAAAAACTTTGTTGTTGATTAA
- a CDS encoding Crp/Fnr family transcriptional regulator has product MVINENVLYSMGAETKQYSPSDFIFSEGDFAHYYYQIVEGEVKLNNYNEDGKEFIQNILSEGQCCGESILFIDKPYPMNAEALTECNILRLSKNLFFQLLEESPELYLEISNFLSQRLYYKYVMMQNISSLNPITRLKGLMDYLKSFHNDKSPYSFSIPLTRQQMANLTGLCVETVIRSFKKMEKECTVQIENRKILY; this is encoded by the coding sequence ATGGTAATCAACGAAAACGTCTTATATTCTATGGGAGCTGAGACAAAACAATATAGTCCTTCGGATTTTATTTTTAGTGAAGGAGATTTTGCACACTATTATTATCAGATTGTAGAGGGTGAAGTAAAATTGAATAATTATAATGAAGATGGTAAGGAATTTATCCAGAACATCTTATCAGAAGGACAATGCTGTGGCGAGTCTATTCTCTTCATAGATAAACCTTATCCTATGAATGCCGAGGCATTGACGGAATGTAATATCCTGAGACTTTCTAAAAATCTTTTTTTTCAATTGCTGGAGGAATCTCCTGAGCTCTATCTTGAAATCAGCAACTTTTTATCCCAAAGGCTTTATTATAAATATGTAATGATGCAGAATATATCTTCCCTTAATCCTATAACACGCCTAAAAGGTTTGATGGACTATCTGAAGAGTTTTCATAATGACAAAAGCCCTTATTCGTTTTCTATTCCTTTAACCCGACAGCAGATGGCCAACCTTACAGGCTTGTGTGTAGAAACAGTCATACGATCTTTTAAAAAAATGGAAAAAGAATGCACCGTGCAGATTGAAAACAGAAAAATTTTGTACTAA
- a CDS encoding putative metal-dependent hydrolase, with amino-acid sequence MSNLELKKYPIGPFEKPESIDDIQLDEYIKVIKHFPAKLKNLIENFSDDQLDTPYREGGWTVRQLVNHIADSHINSFIRFKLALTENNPTIKPYEEAKWAELQDSRSSPVKPAMRMIKGTHERWYILLKTLTNKQFERTFHHPENHQDYDLRSYLAFYSWHCNHHFTHIENLKKERGW; translated from the coding sequence ATGAGCAATTTAGAATTAAAAAAATATCCGATCGGACCATTTGAAAAGCCGGAAAGCATCGATGATATCCAATTGGATGAATATATAAAAGTGATCAAACACTTTCCTGCCAAACTGAAAAATCTGATTGAAAACTTTTCGGATGATCAATTGGATACCCCATATCGGGAAGGAGGATGGACAGTAAGACAGCTTGTCAATCATATTGCAGACAGCCATATTAATAGTTTCATTCGTTTTAAATTGGCTTTAACGGAAAATAATCCAACCATAAAACCTTATGAAGAGGCAAAATGGGCTGAGCTTCAGGATAGCAGAAGTTCTCCTGTGAAACCTGCAATGAGAATGATCAAAGGAACTCACGAAAGATGGTATATCCTCCTTAAAACACTCACGAATAAGCAATTCGAAAGAACATTTCATCATCCTGAAAACCATCAGGATTATGACCTTAGAAGCTATCTGGCATTTTATAGCTGGCATTGCAATCATCATTTTACTCATATTGAAAATCTGAAGAAGGAGAGAGGTTGGTAA
- a CDS encoding PLP-dependent aminotransferase family protein: MSKNFLYTEITNGFISQITSGVLKPGDKLPSVRKLCLEHQISMNTAKRVFLELESMSLIEPKPQSGYFVSQLLSVKLPLPEVSRPSLIANNNEPDELISKVYENMGKKNLTLFSIAIPSGELLPHAKLKKEIIHATRELEYGGAEYEELQGNLKLRRMIAQRSLSWGGNFSENDLVTTNGGMNALSFCLMALGKPGDTIAIESPCYPGILQLATGFGLKVLELPTHPAHGIEIESLKKAIPKIDICLLIPNFNTPLGSCMSDENKKEVVKLLAENNIPLIEDDVYGDIYFGTHRPKCCKSFDTEGNVLYCSSISKTLAPGYRVGWIAPGKYKDKILKLKLLHSTSSISIVNEAVANFLKTGKYEKHLQELRKTLQANYQNYVQTIAQHFPEGTKTSRPQGGLSLWVEFDKKIQTRKLYDLAIKRSISIAPGRMFSLQDQFENCMRMCIGLPWSEETQQKLIEVGKMAKMIERES, encoded by the coding sequence ATGAGTAAAAATTTTTTGTACACAGAGATCACCAATGGTTTTATTTCACAGATTACAAGCGGAGTTTTGAAGCCTGGTGATAAGCTTCCGTCGGTAAGAAAATTATGCCTTGAGCATCAGATTAGCATGAACACGGCAAAGCGTGTATTCCTGGAACTGGAATCCATGTCACTCATTGAACCCAAACCACAGTCCGGATATTTTGTAAGTCAGTTACTTTCGGTAAAGCTTCCGCTTCCTGAAGTCAGCAGGCCATCACTGATTGCCAATAATAACGAACCCGATGAACTCATCAGTAAAGTGTATGAAAATATGGGAAAGAAAAATCTTACCCTTTTTTCCATAGCAATTCCATCCGGAGAATTATTACCGCATGCAAAACTTAAAAAGGAAATCATCCATGCCACACGGGAGCTTGAATATGGAGGCGCAGAGTATGAGGAACTCCAAGGGAATTTAAAATTAAGAAGAATGATCGCCCAAAGATCTTTATCCTGGGGCGGAAACTTTAGCGAAAATGACCTTGTGACGACCAACGGTGGAATGAATGCTTTGTCATTTTGTCTGATGGCTTTAGGAAAACCGGGAGATACAATAGCTATAGAAAGCCCATGTTATCCGGGCATCTTACAACTGGCTACCGGCTTTGGACTTAAAGTATTGGAATTGCCTACCCATCCTGCCCATGGAATTGAAATCGAATCCCTGAAAAAAGCTATTCCTAAAATTGACATCTGCTTATTGATCCCTAATTTCAATACTCCTTTAGGAAGCTGTATGTCTGATGAAAATAAAAAAGAAGTCGTAAAACTTCTTGCCGAAAATAACATTCCGCTTATTGAAGATGATGTGTACGGGGATATTTATTTCGGAACACACCGTCCGAAATGCTGTAAGTCCTTTGATACAGAAGGAAATGTTTTGTATTGCAGCTCTATCTCAAAAACGCTTGCCCCGGGTTATCGTGTAGGATGGATTGCTCCCGGAAAGTACAAAGACAAAATCCTCAAACTCAAACTTCTTCATTCCACCTCTTCTATTTCTATTGTAAATGAAGCCGTTGCTAATTTCTTAAAAACCGGGAAATACGAAAAACACCTTCAGGAACTACGGAAAACCTTGCAGGCTAATTATCAGAATTATGTCCAGACCATTGCGCAGCATTTTCCGGAAGGAACCAAAACAAGCAGGCCACAGGGAGGGCTTTCCCTCTGGGTGGAATTCGATAAAAAAATACAGACCCGGAAATTATACGACCTTGCCATTAAGCGAAGTATAAGCATTGCACCGGGAAGAATGTTCAGTCTCCAGGATCAGTTTGAAAATTGTATGAGAATGTGTATCGGGCTTCCCTGGTCAGAAGAAACCCAACAAAAGCTAATAGAGGTAGGAAAAATGGCTAAAATGATTGAGAGGGAATCTTAA